In the genome of Leptospira licerasiae serovar Varillal str. VAR 010, one region contains:
- the pepN gene encoding aminopeptidase N, which translates to MDNILTQQEAMLRSGQISEVDYTLKLKLEKGSQEYEGETTVRFVYNGGKKGKLKVDFVSKKIEILWLNGKEETNYEKKESALFLPGELLSEGKNELKVKYKNVFDHSGSGFHKFTDPSDKAEYMHTDFEPFEAHRLFPSFDQPDLKATYELEITGPSEWTYIHNTVPKSEETQGNYKNIKFHKTKKFSTYLFSLIVGPYAVWEDKAGEIPLRIFCRKSLSKYMDAENLFAITKEAFGFLQEYFGVPYPYGKYDQIFVPEFNMGAMENVGAVTFSESYIFRGPRIYSEYLNRANTVYHEMVHMWFGNLVTMKWWNDLWLNESFADYLSYYSMSKGKIFPDALEHFYVREEWAYREDQLSTTHPIAGKAENTLEAISNFDGISYSKGASVLRQLMYYVGEEKFRDAMRLYFKRHAEKNTVLNDFLSCMSETSGIDIRGWSKEWLETTGVNTLSPVRQNGRLFLQQGPSATNELLRTHALQASLFREKNGLLEEVWKKRVLVKGKETLLEENYTGESDLLLLNTEDFAYAKTYLSKDSLPILKRSLHTLKDRFSRRVVWGSLWQMVRDAELSPKDFLELALDQGLKEPDLSVRNSHILTKALTVIDNYIPEAEKRTWSDKLNSIAKEKSLLAQNSEQEQILWFRILENTSKSPEQLSYLKELLDQKKSIPGIAMDQERRWVILSRLSAYGDTESSKRIEEEIAKDNTDLGAKKAFLAKVSFPDPKTKKESWERFLKPKEGDSTDFLRYGMRGFQWNHQKQLLVSYTDSYFSSVISVYETRDPHFASAFGHMMFPSFEPDANLLKRTQEFLDQNKKLPELLKKDLQQQRDDIQRTLKVLEKYKN; encoded by the coding sequence ATGGACAATATTCTCACCCAACAAGAGGCAATGCTCCGCTCCGGACAGATCTCCGAAGTGGACTACACCTTAAAATTAAAACTGGAAAAAGGATCCCAAGAATACGAGGGAGAAACAACGGTCCGATTCGTATACAACGGCGGCAAAAAAGGAAAACTGAAAGTAGATTTCGTTTCTAAAAAGATCGAGATCCTTTGGCTAAACGGCAAAGAAGAAACAAATTACGAAAAGAAAGAATCCGCACTCTTCCTGCCTGGAGAATTATTATCGGAAGGTAAAAACGAACTCAAAGTAAAATACAAAAATGTATTCGATCATAGCGGCTCGGGTTTTCACAAATTTACGGACCCTTCCGACAAAGCTGAATACATGCATACGGACTTCGAGCCGTTCGAAGCTCATAGATTATTCCCTTCTTTCGATCAACCGGATCTAAAAGCCACTTACGAGTTGGAGATCACCGGCCCTTCCGAATGGACTTATATCCATAACACTGTCCCAAAATCGGAAGAAACCCAAGGAAATTATAAAAACATAAAGTTCCATAAGACCAAAAAATTTTCCACGTACCTATTCTCCCTGATCGTAGGACCTTATGCGGTTTGGGAAGATAAAGCCGGAGAGATCCCTCTTAGAATATTCTGTAGAAAATCTCTCTCCAAGTATATGGATGCGGAAAATTTATTTGCGATCACAAAGGAAGCATTCGGCTTCTTGCAGGAATATTTCGGAGTTCCCTATCCGTATGGAAAATACGACCAGATATTCGTACCCGAATTCAATATGGGAGCGATGGAGAATGTGGGAGCAGTCACATTCTCCGAAAGTTATATTTTCAGAGGACCTAGGATCTATTCTGAATACCTAAACAGAGCTAACACAGTATATCATGAAATGGTCCACATGTGGTTCGGGAACCTGGTCACAATGAAATGGTGGAACGATCTCTGGCTGAACGAAAGTTTTGCGGATTATCTTTCTTATTATTCCATGTCCAAAGGAAAAATTTTCCCGGATGCGCTGGAACATTTTTATGTAAGAGAAGAATGGGCCTACAGAGAAGACCAACTTTCCACCACCCACCCTATCGCAGGAAAAGCGGAAAATACTCTGGAAGCGATCAGCAATTTCGACGGGATCTCTTATTCTAAAGGTGCTTCCGTCCTACGCCAATTGATGTATTACGTGGGAGAAGAAAAGTTCCGGGATGCGATGAGGCTTTATTTCAAAAGACACGCGGAGAAGAACACAGTATTAAACGATTTTCTTTCCTGTATGTCTGAAACCAGCGGTATAGATATAAGAGGCTGGAGCAAAGAATGGTTAGAAACAACCGGAGTCAACACTCTCAGCCCAGTTCGACAAAACGGTAGATTATTTTTACAGCAAGGACCTTCTGCGACTAACGAACTTCTGCGCACACATGCCCTACAAGCATCATTATTCCGAGAAAAGAACGGATTACTGGAAGAAGTTTGGAAAAAAAGAGTACTCGTAAAAGGTAAAGAAACCCTATTAGAGGAAAATTATACTGGAGAATCCGATCTTCTACTTTTAAATACGGAAGACTTCGCTTATGCTAAAACTTACCTAAGCAAGGATTCGCTTCCTATCTTAAAAAGAAGTCTGCACACCCTAAAGGATCGTTTCTCCAGAAGAGTTGTCTGGGGAAGTTTATGGCAGATGGTAAGAGATGCGGAACTTTCTCCCAAAGATTTCCTGGAACTTGCATTGGATCAAGGGCTAAAAGAGCCCGATCTTTCCGTCAGGAACAGCCATATACTCACAAAAGCTCTCACCGTAATTGACAATTATATTCCGGAAGCGGAAAAAAGAACCTGGTCCGATAAACTAAACAGTATCGCTAAGGAAAAATCCTTATTAGCGCAAAACTCCGAACAAGAACAGATCCTATGGTTTAGAATATTAGAAAATACTTCTAAATCCCCGGAACAACTTTCTTATTTAAAGGAATTACTGGATCAGAAAAAAAGTATTCCAGGGATCGCAATGGACCAAGAGAGACGTTGGGTCATTCTTTCCAGACTTAGCGCCTATGGAGATACGGAATCTTCTAAAAGGATCGAAGAAGAGATCGCTAAAGACAATACGGATCTAGGAGCCAAAAAAGCGTTCTTAGCCAAAGTATCCTTCCCTGATCCTAAAACCAAAAAAGAATCCTGGGAAAGATTCCTGAAACCTAAAGAAGGAGATTCCACAGACTTCTTAAGATACGGGATGAGAGGATTCCAATGGAATCATCAAAAGCAGCTGTTAGTTTCCTATACGGATTCTTATTTTAGTTCAGTGATCTCAGTGTATGAAACAAGAGATCCTCATTTCGCTTCCGCATTCGGTCATATGATGTTCCCTTCTTTCGAACCTGATGCGAATTTGTTAAAAAGGACCCAAGAGTTTTTAGACCAAAACAAAAAACTTCCGGAACTATTGAAGAAGGACCTCCAACAGCAGAGAGACGATATCCAGAGAACACTTAAGGTCCTAGAAAAATACAAAAACTAA
- a CDS encoding LIMLP_04285 family protein, with protein MITRTIITISIFLICFGVLSADTVTNTKTKEVIENVKTTQTEQGVIVEFEDGSRRGFDRTSVTVEAKPVEWKQKEQENYPDKERYTDYAIFGGIFLVILLLP; from the coding sequence ATGATTACGAGAACTATTATTACAATTTCAATTTTTCTAATATGCTTTGGGGTCCTATCTGCGGACACAGTGACCAATACCAAAACTAAAGAAGTGATCGAGAACGTAAAAACCACTCAGACAGAACAGGGTGTAATCGTTGAGTTCGAAGACGGCTCCCGTAGAGGTTTTGACAGAACGTCCGTTACTGTAGAAGCCAAACCGGTAGAGTGGAAACAGAAGGAACAGGAAAACTATCCTGATAAAGAAAGATACACTGACTATGCAATCTTCGGTGGGATCTTCTTGGTAATACTACTTTTACCCTAA
- a CDS encoding putative bifunctional diguanylate cyclase/phosphodiesterase, whose protein sequence is MSLNGLNFYSHLSKIRILKTYSSKIMLVAFLGTHVPLITLLLFFVISTVQDMQTALKILSVALVATLLGTAATLFALHKLLTPVVLTSKSLNRYLNEREIPNLPTIFQDEAGSLMADTVTTVRKLDELIHYMANYDGLSGLPNRDLFLERLGNSLHELSMREEILSFPVLSLEAAHLKQIRSNLGAHVGDLYLRSLVQKLETILGPETVLARTGDGEFSFFPLPSSSQILETDSEIWAGKIQNSVSSPLTVADQLISSEIHIGISVFPYDGKSSDQLLWKSETALNQAKLSGTSKIQTYSSEWKERMKEKYLLEKDLRVAISKNQLFLQYQPRIEVQTGKKISAEALLRWKHPEYGVISPTIFIPIAEESGIIGEMGEWVLSKSMEDLGNWKKRGLPPIRISVNLSVKQLEDKNITKKVLNILEKNELNVEDLELEITESSLITNTQSALEILAELHSWGISLALDDFGTGYSSLSYLSKIPLKTLKVDQSFVRKILTDPNSLAISKTIVALGKSLGLRITAEGVETELQMRKIKDLGCDEAQGFFLSKPIHLEELERFVQT, encoded by the coding sequence ATGAGTCTTAACGGATTAAATTTCTATTCCCACCTTAGCAAGATCCGAATTCTTAAAACCTATTCCAGTAAAATAATGCTGGTAGCGTTTCTTGGGACCCATGTTCCGTTGATCACACTTTTATTATTTTTCGTGATATCAACTGTTCAGGATATGCAGACTGCTTTAAAAATTTTAAGCGTAGCTCTCGTAGCAACTCTCTTAGGAACCGCCGCTACACTTTTTGCCCTACATAAACTGCTAACTCCGGTTGTACTTACTTCCAAATCCCTAAACAGATATTTGAACGAAAGAGAGATCCCCAACCTGCCCACCATATTCCAAGACGAAGCAGGTTCATTAATGGCGGATACAGTTACTACAGTACGCAAGTTAGATGAACTTATCCATTATATGGCGAATTACGATGGATTGTCCGGACTACCGAACAGAGATCTCTTTTTAGAAAGACTGGGCAATTCTCTCCATGAACTTTCTATGAGAGAAGAAATATTAAGTTTTCCTGTTCTTTCTTTGGAAGCGGCCCACTTAAAGCAGATCCGATCTAATTTAGGAGCGCATGTGGGAGATCTGTATTTGAGATCACTGGTCCAAAAATTAGAGACTATTCTTGGACCCGAAACGGTTCTTGCTCGGACCGGAGACGGTGAATTTTCCTTCTTCCCTCTACCTTCTTCTTCTCAAATTTTAGAAACTGATTCCGAGATCTGGGCGGGAAAGATCCAAAATAGCGTATCTTCTCCTTTGACCGTTGCGGACCAACTAATCTCTTCCGAGATCCATATCGGAATATCAGTTTTTCCTTATGATGGAAAATCATCCGATCAACTTTTATGGAAATCCGAGACTGCGTTAAATCAGGCAAAACTTTCTGGGACTTCTAAGATCCAAACCTATTCCTCCGAATGGAAGGAAAGAATGAAGGAGAAATACCTTCTCGAAAAAGATCTTAGAGTAGCGATCTCTAAAAACCAACTTTTTCTCCAATACCAGCCTAGGATAGAAGTCCAAACCGGTAAAAAGATCTCCGCAGAAGCACTACTCAGATGGAAACATCCTGAATACGGCGTAATCTCTCCTACCATTTTCATACCGATCGCAGAAGAAAGCGGGATTATTGGAGAAATGGGAGAATGGGTATTATCCAAATCAATGGAAGACTTGGGAAATTGGAAGAAGAGAGGACTTCCTCCGATACGTATCTCCGTAAACTTATCCGTAAAACAATTAGAAGATAAGAATATCACTAAAAAGGTCTTAAATATCTTAGAGAAGAATGAGTTAAACGTAGAAGATCTGGAATTAGAGATTACTGAATCCAGTTTGATTACGAATACCCAATCGGCTCTGGAAATTCTGGCAGAGCTTCATTCTTGGGGAATTTCCTTGGCTCTGGACGATTTCGGAACAGGATATTCCAGCCTTTCTTATTTAAGCAAAATTCCGCTCAAAACATTAAAAGTGGACCAATCCTTTGTGCGCAAAATACTAACAGATCCGAATTCATTGGCGATCTCCAAAACAATCGTCGCATTAGGGAAAAGTTTAGGTCTACGGATCACTGCAGAAGGTGTAGAAACCGAATTACAAATGAGAAAGATAAAAGATTTAGGCTGCGATGAAGCACAGGGATTTTTCTTAAGTAAGCCGATCCATTTAGAAGAATTAGAGAGATTCGTTCAGACCTAA
- a CDS encoding NUDIX hydrolase, with amino-acid sequence MQEFRPENYLPNSNLWEEGKRTSEFKTPIFELVSIPKVSPDKTISGNFYKIESKDWVNIIALTSDENVILIDQYRHGLHSYCLEIPGGIAEKNSILESAQAELREETGFVSDDWEYLGKVSANPSFMNNWCHTYIARNVTPHPGGQDLDESEQIEVYQYPLNKIPEILEKNILHHGMVVAAFGLFFLKYGEKKK; translated from the coding sequence ATTACCTACCTAATTCCAATCTCTGGGAAGAAGGAAAAAGAACTTCCGAATTCAAAACTCCCATTTTTGAGTTAGTTTCCATTCCGAAAGTTTCTCCGGATAAAACGATCTCAGGAAATTTTTACAAAATTGAATCCAAGGATTGGGTGAATATCATTGCACTCACCTCCGATGAAAATGTGATATTGATCGATCAGTACAGACATGGCCTACATTCTTATTGTTTGGAAATCCCTGGCGGTATCGCAGAAAAAAATTCAATTTTAGAATCCGCACAGGCAGAACTAAGAGAAGAGACCGGTTTTGTTTCCGATGATTGGGAATATCTTGGAAAGGTCTCCGCAAATCCTTCCTTCATGAACAATTGGTGTCATACCTATATCGCCAGAAATGTAACTCCTCATCCGGGAGGACAAGATCTGGATGAAAGCGAACAAATAGAAGTGTATCAATATCCTCTAAATAAAATTCCCGAAATTTTAGAAAAGAACATCCTACACCACGGTATGGTCGTGGCAGCGTTCGGATTATTCTTTTTAAAATACGGAGAAAAGAAGAAGTAG
- a CDS encoding alkane 1-monooxygenase, which translates to MSVGKRLSFLIAYLIPVLAVVGYYLGGSYNFLTLAVVFGILPIMDLWIGPDASNPKEEDVPELQKEFYFRFLTYAWAWIQFVLVIWALWEIQTHTLSTLEWGAFVLAIGVNTGGIGITVAHELGHKNTKIEQWYSKFILMTVCYMHFFIEHNRGHHVNVSTHEDPASSRKGESFFAFYPRTVFGSLTSAWNLEKKRLGKLGKSAWTLDNEMITSMIIPVLFISAVTGIFYAITGNLNWQVPAFFFVQSWIAFSLLELVNYIEHYGLARKELSPGKFEKVLPIHSWNQNFSLSNAFLFQLQRHSDHHANAGRRYQSLRHFEESPQLPYGYELMILLALFPPLWFKVMDKKLEEWKNQHGGSSASASGKREPATA; encoded by the coding sequence ATGAGTGTAGGGAAAAGATTATCCTTTTTAATAGCGTACTTAATCCCGGTTTTGGCTGTGGTGGGTTACTATTTGGGGGGAAGTTATAATTTTTTAACTTTGGCAGTGGTGTTTGGAATTCTTCCGATTATGGACCTTTGGATCGGTCCGGACGCGAGTAATCCTAAGGAAGAGGATGTGCCTGAATTGCAAAAGGAATTTTATTTTAGATTCCTAACCTATGCCTGGGCTTGGATCCAATTTGTATTAGTGATTTGGGCTTTGTGGGAGATTCAAACTCATACTCTTTCCACGCTGGAATGGGGAGCGTTTGTTTTAGCAATCGGTGTGAACACCGGCGGTATCGGGATCACAGTTGCGCATGAGCTTGGACATAAGAATACTAAGATTGAGCAATGGTATTCCAAGTTTATTCTTATGACCGTATGTTATATGCACTTTTTTATTGAGCATAACCGCGGTCATCATGTGAATGTTTCCACTCATGAGGATCCCGCATCTAGTAGAAAGGGAGAGTCGTTCTTTGCTTTTTATCCAAGGACCGTTTTCGGAAGTTTGACAAGCGCTTGGAATTTAGAGAAGAAAAGATTGGGCAAACTCGGTAAGTCTGCTTGGACCTTGGACAATGAGATGATCACTTCCATGATCATTCCTGTTTTGTTTATCTCCGCGGTGACTGGGATTTTTTACGCGATCACTGGAAATTTGAATTGGCAGGTGCCGGCATTTTTCTTCGTGCAGAGTTGGATTGCATTCTCTCTCTTGGAGCTCGTGAATTATATAGAACATTATGGTCTAGCTCGCAAGGAATTGTCTCCGGGAAAATTCGAGAAAGTCCTTCCGATCCATTCATGGAACCAAAACTTCAGCCTGTCTAACGCGTTCTTGTTCCAATTGCAAAGACATTCCGATCATCATGCGAACGCAGGAAGAAGATACCAATCCTTGAGACATTTCGAAGAAAGTCCTCAACTTCCTTACGGATATGAATTAATGATACTTTTGGCGTTATTTCCTCCGCTTTGGTTTAAGGTGATGGATAAAAAATTGGAAGAATGGAAGAACCAACACGGAGGATCCTCTGCAAGCGCTTCAGGAAAAAGGGAACCTGCTACTGCATAA
- a CDS encoding MFS transporter — translation MTKTASTSPFVSLQVPEFRNFLAGKFLVTLSFVMQSTVVFWQIDHITHDAFFVGLIGFAELVPNVAVSLFSGLVVDSFPRKKIIFLSLSGLTFSSFLLLLFTLPGFEWVIEKYWVYPIYSVIFFSGICRGFLSPSIAAFQTQLVSKEIFPNAATWSGVAWQGSAVLGPMLGGLLTGFNGVQTAYLADFCIMIFSLFLLLLVPSKPVPEKQGEKESIWKSLGTGWKFVFGHQLILGAISLDLFAVLFGGAVALIPTFSREVLGMGPEYYGILRSAPAIGAVLCALFIAVKPPKTNSGIILLSSVFGFGVCMIVFALSKNFYLSCAALIVSGSFDMVSVVIRHTIVQMYTPEHMRGRVSAVNNIFIGSSNELGAFESGATAKAFGLVPSVVIGGTLTLLTVGIVTAIAPRLRKMDLKDITV, via the coding sequence ATGACAAAAACTGCAAGCACGAGCCCATTCGTCTCTTTACAGGTCCCTGAATTCAGGAACTTTTTGGCCGGAAAATTCCTGGTCACACTTTCATTCGTTATGCAATCCACTGTGGTTTTCTGGCAGATAGACCATATCACGCACGATGCATTTTTCGTGGGATTGATCGGATTCGCAGAGCTCGTGCCTAACGTTGCAGTTTCTCTTTTTTCCGGATTGGTTGTGGATAGTTTCCCAAGAAAGAAGATCATCTTCCTTTCCTTAAGCGGCCTGACTTTCAGCTCTTTTCTACTTTTATTATTCACTCTTCCCGGTTTCGAATGGGTAATCGAAAAATATTGGGTCTATCCGATCTATTCGGTGATATTCTTCTCCGGAATTTGCAGAGGATTTTTATCTCCTAGCATTGCTGCATTCCAAACCCAGCTGGTTTCCAAAGAAATTTTCCCTAACGCGGCTACTTGGAGTGGTGTCGCTTGGCAAGGTTCAGCGGTTTTAGGTCCTATGCTTGGAGGACTTCTCACCGGATTTAACGGAGTACAGACCGCTTATCTCGCTGACTTCTGCATTATGATATTCTCTTTATTTTTATTGCTACTTGTTCCTTCCAAGCCCGTTCCGGAAAAGCAGGGAGAAAAGGAATCCATCTGGAAAAGTTTGGGAACCGGTTGGAAGTTCGTATTCGGTCACCAATTGATCTTAGGTGCCATTAGCTTGGATCTATTTGCGGTATTATTCGGAGGAGCGGTAGCTCTTATTCCTACATTCTCCAGAGAAGTTTTAGGTATGGGTCCCGAATATTACGGAATTTTAAGATCCGCTCCAGCGATCGGCGCAGTACTTTGCGCGTTGTTCATCGCAGTCAAACCTCCTAAAACGAATTCAGGGATCATCTTATTAAGCAGTGTATTCGGTTTCGGGGTCTGTATGATCGTATTCGCACTTTCAAAAAACTTCTACCTTTCTTGTGCGGCCTTGATCGTAAGCGGTTCTTTCGATATGGTAAGCGTTGTGATCCGTCATACGATCGTTCAAATGTATACTCCTGAACATATGAGAGGAAGGGTCTCCGCAGTGAATAATATATTCATAGGTTCCTCCAATGAATTAGGGGCGTTCGAATCGGGAGCGACCGCAAAAGCGTTCGGTCTGGTTCCTTCCGTGGTAATAGGTGGAACACTCACTCTACTAACCGTAGGGATCGTTACCGCGATCGCACCTCGGCTTCGAAAAATGGATCTAAAGGATATAACGGTTTAA
- a CDS encoding TonB-dependent receptor domain-containing protein produces MKIKLFAIALLVFTFSENAFAQAAGKVRGKIVDGDNGEPVFGATIVVRAVKKFAKTDFDGAYDLELPLGTHEIEFQMIGFSAQKRTVTVTPGKPQVVNITFGLQTLETVDVKGRALNDAEAALLALQKKSSSVSDGISKEAIKKSPDSSAGEVVRRVTGITLVGGKFVFVRGLGERYSNTELNDTLVPSTEPDKRVVALDIFPSGVLKNVRIIKTFIPELPAEFSGGLVKIETQEYPEEKLFSVSVGAGGNYNTTGHKFLNMNQGNMLGGVNDNQKNPLANVPNVTPVVPGSIFGGYDPAVVQASTAEFNQKWTPDKGPAPFDRNFSINYGDTFKIGATSRIGILVGSTYNRNYRFRQEESNRYLGVAAFPNTTAGSTLNKLQDQKADLYTEERNWGNNMNLAYEITKGQQVFIKSLYTQQGEGVVRDSQGNDYINLAHFKALTTQYTSSLIQHHTLGGDHALNWFGDRAHKFDWRANYAQADRDQPDLQQQVWRQGIGNPNPYDLTRLGDSNDGSRFFSNTRDISRTLKLNYEIPFDQWSGLKALLKLGTYSMAREKDFTFFWYGQKPNTATGLERYPLPGEVYSNPITFLDNTNQFSQQLPGQSNAYAASQKLQAYYSQVDLPILPKLKVLFGMRYEDSYQKVKTYYTGNSASSLNLDYGCGVSDDNVRVALIRNNICDQFNNGVGELRTKDRLPSFNLNWEVAKDQIIRAAVTQTLTRPDLRELSPFGFTPYYGANTVFGNSALQRSYIHNYDLRYEYYLNPTDYVGVGAFFKQISDPIEMIGQPVAGGISQKFTFANAQQATIRGVEFDFRKELTSWLRFETNMFFIKSRVDVLSWEQYIAVQSGLVDTFSRVASYNPTNLSRPLQGQSPFVFNLKFDFFLNEKKTQAIGVYYNYFADRLYAVGANYLPDAYERAVGLTDVVYTAKRGDHLEFKVSAQNIFDTRYRVYQKNELTGEKDLFLSYRTGVSYAFQATYKL; encoded by the coding sequence ATGAAAATAAAACTTTTTGCAATCGCTTTACTGGTCTTCACTTTTTCGGAGAATGCTTTCGCACAGGCGGCAGGAAAAGTCAGGGGAAAAATCGTAGATGGAGACAATGGAGAGCCGGTTTTCGGTGCTACCATTGTAGTTCGAGCTGTCAAAAAATTCGCTAAAACCGATTTTGACGGCGCGTATGATCTGGAACTTCCGCTTGGAACTCATGAAATAGAGTTCCAGATGATCGGATTCTCTGCTCAAAAGAGAACGGTTACGGTCACTCCAGGAAAACCACAAGTAGTCAATATCACCTTCGGTCTCCAAACTTTGGAAACCGTAGATGTTAAAGGTAGAGCCTTGAATGATGCGGAAGCTGCACTTCTCGCATTACAAAAGAAATCTTCTTCCGTTTCCGACGGTATTTCTAAGGAAGCGATCAAGAAAAGCCCAGACTCCTCTGCAGGGGAAGTGGTCCGAAGAGTTACGGGTATCACACTCGTTGGCGGTAAATTCGTATTCGTTCGCGGTTTGGGAGAACGTTATTCAAACACCGAATTAAATGACACCTTAGTTCCATCTACAGAACCAGACAAACGGGTCGTTGCGTTAGATATTTTTCCTTCCGGAGTTTTAAAGAACGTTCGGATCATTAAAACATTCATCCCGGAACTACCAGCAGAATTCTCCGGAGGTCTTGTAAAGATCGAGACTCAGGAATATCCAGAAGAGAAATTATTCAGTGTTTCAGTTGGCGCTGGCGGAAACTATAACACTACCGGTCATAAATTCCTAAACATGAACCAAGGAAATATGTTAGGCGGGGTAAATGATAACCAAAAGAACCCTCTTGCAAATGTTCCAAATGTGACTCCTGTAGTCCCAGGATCTATTTTTGGTGGATATGATCCGGCTGTAGTCCAAGCAAGTACTGCGGAATTCAATCAAAAATGGACTCCGGATAAGGGGCCGGCTCCCTTCGATAGAAACTTTTCCATCAATTATGGAGATACGTTTAAGATAGGAGCCACTTCTCGAATCGGTATTTTAGTAGGCTCAACTTATAACCGTAACTACAGATTCAGACAAGAAGAATCAAATCGTTATTTAGGAGTAGCCGCATTCCCTAATACAACTGCAGGTTCTACTCTAAATAAACTCCAAGACCAAAAAGCCGACCTCTATACTGAGGAAAGAAACTGGGGAAATAACATGAACCTCGCGTATGAGATCACTAAAGGGCAACAGGTCTTTATAAAATCTCTTTATACCCAACAAGGTGAAGGAGTGGTTCGTGATTCTCAAGGTAATGACTATATTAACTTGGCTCACTTCAAGGCTCTAACAACCCAATATACGAGCAGTTTGATCCAACACCATACCTTAGGGGGAGATCATGCTTTAAATTGGTTCGGTGACCGTGCTCATAAGTTCGACTGGAGAGCGAATTACGCTCAAGCAGATAGAGACCAGCCTGATTTACAACAACAGGTTTGGAGACAAGGGATAGGGAACCCGAACCCTTATGATCTAACCAGATTGGGTGACTCTAACGACGGGTCCAGATTCTTCTCAAACACTCGAGATATCTCTAGGACCTTAAAGCTAAATTATGAGATTCCTTTTGATCAGTGGTCAGGATTAAAAGCTTTACTCAAATTAGGAACTTATTCAATGGCAAGAGAGAAAGACTTTACGTTTTTCTGGTATGGTCAAAAGCCCAATACTGCCACAGGTTTAGAACGTTATCCTCTTCCTGGGGAAGTATATTCAAATCCTATAACATTCTTAGACAATACGAACCAGTTTTCACAACAGTTACCGGGTCAGTCTAACGCATATGCCGCTTCTCAAAAACTACAGGCATATTATAGCCAAGTAGATTTACCAATCCTACCGAAATTGAAAGTTTTATTCGGTATGCGTTACGAGGATAGCTACCAAAAAGTAAAAACTTACTATACTGGAAACTCGGCGAGCTCCCTAAATTTAGATTATGGATGCGGTGTAAGCGATGACAACGTTCGAGTTGCATTAATCAGGAACAATATTTGTGATCAGTTCAATAATGGAGTGGGAGAACTTAGAACTAAGGACCGTCTTCCTTCCTTTAATTTGAACTGGGAAGTTGCAAAAGACCAGATCATTAGAGCAGCAGTTACACAGACACTGACAAGACCTGACTTAAGAGAATTATCTCCTTTCGGATTCACGCCCTATTATGGAGCAAACACCGTGTTTGGTAACTCTGCATTACAGAGATCTTATATCCACAACTACGATCTACGTTACGAGTATTATCTAAATCCGACAGACTACGTAGGTGTGGGCGCATTCTTTAAACAAATTTCCGATCCGATAGAAATGATCGGTCAGCCGGTTGCAGGTGGAATTAGCCAGAAGTTTACTTTTGCGAATGCACAACAGGCTACGATCCGAGGAGTGGAATTCGATTTTAGAAAAGAATTAACGAGCTGGCTTCGTTTCGAAACGAACATGTTCTTCATTAAATCCAGAGTTGACGTTCTTTCTTGGGAACAATATATCGCTGTCCAATCTGGCTTAGTCGACACCTTCTCCAGAGTTGCTTCGTACAACCCTACGAATCTCTCAAGACCTCTACAGGGCCAGTCTCCATTTGTATTCAACCTGAAATTTGACTTTTTCTTAAACGAGAAAAAGACTCAGGCAATTGGTGTATATTATAACTACTTTGCAGACAGGCTCTATGCCGTGGGTGCGAACTATTTGCCGGACGCTTATGAAAGAGCGGTTGGTTTGACAGATGTTGTTTACACAGCCAAAAGAGGAGACCATCTTGAGTTCAAGGTGTCTGCTCAGAATATTTTCGATACAAGATATCGAGTCTATCAGAAAAACGAACTAACCGGAGAGAAGGATCTATTCCTTTCTTATAGAACTGGGGTAAGCTACGCTTTCCAGGCTACTTATAAACTGTAA